The following are encoded together in the Nocardioides thalensis genome:
- a CDS encoding permease prefix domain 1-containing protein, translating to MSIATYVSDLDAALAGPRRARRDLVREAADHLDDAAEAYVDAGVTPAEAEERAVADFGTVAEVAPGFQATIALASARRTALLLLVALGIQPLLWDGGLEIAGHRHNPDSPAYRVLDAGVEVVGFLGIVGGLAALALTLVGQRWVTDSRRTARVAAWYGMVAAVSVKLTGVSLMLVAGAVTPTVIALTVVFLVVPLSLVGTSARRTLALC from the coding sequence ATGTCCATCGCGACCTATGTCTCCGACCTCGACGCCGCCCTCGCCGGGCCCCGGCGGGCGCGGCGCGACCTGGTGCGCGAGGCGGCCGACCACCTCGACGACGCCGCGGAGGCCTACGTCGACGCGGGCGTCACTCCGGCGGAGGCCGAGGAGCGGGCGGTCGCCGACTTCGGCACCGTGGCGGAGGTGGCGCCGGGGTTCCAGGCGACCATCGCGCTCGCGTCGGCCCGCCGTACGGCGCTGCTGCTGCTCGTGGCGCTCGGCATCCAGCCGCTGCTGTGGGACGGCGGGCTCGAGATCGCTGGCCACCGGCACAACCCCGACTCGCCGGCCTACCGCGTGCTCGACGCGGGGGTCGAGGTCGTCGGGTTCCTCGGCATCGTCGGTGGGCTGGCCGCCCTCGCGCTGACGCTCGTCGGGCAGCGCTGGGTCACCGACAGCCGGCGCACCGCTCGGGTCGCCGCCTGGTACGGCATGGTCGCCGCCGTGTCGGTGAAGCTGACCGGCGTCTCGCTCATGCTGGTGGCAGGCGCGGTGACGCCCACCGTGATCGCCCTTACGGTGGTCTTCCTGGTGGTTCCGCTGTCGCTGGTGGGCACCTCCGCGCGCCGTACTCTCGCGCTTTGCTGA